The sequence AAGACACGGGTTTGCATGAGTATAACGTGTTGGGTTTGGTTCACCTAAGTTTTGACTTTTTTGGGGAGGTTACACCGCTTCATAATACATGGAATCAGGAAAATCGGTGTCCACGACTTATTGTCTTTCGGCTTTTTGGTTTAATTGTGTACCTTGACCTGTTTTTCTTTCGCATTTTCGGAAAGGGAGATATTTTCATGCCTTGATAACGAGTCAGTGGGAGAGTATATCCATTGGTTGTCACACAATACCCATATTTCTTGAACAAGTTCCATTAGTCTCTTTCACCGTGCAATGGAGAGTATGGTGCGTTAACATAGTGTGAATAAATTCTATTTGTATTAACCAAATACGTTGGAATCATACGTTCCAAGTTTTACCTTTGCGAATGACAACTCGAAATGAATACATGTGCTCAACCTAATGGTGATCCTCTTTGGACCTAGGTCAAGATATAATATCATGATATGTTAAGAAATTTTATGAAGAACAATGGAGTAAGTTGTATTGCACTGAGTAAGAAAAATCTTTGCACAATATGCGAGAGGAAATTAAATTGCGATGGTGAACATATAAACTGAAAGACTGCACCGCAGGAGCATATTGATAAGCGTTATCATAGGCTGGTTTAGAAAGAAGACGTCGTTAATACTAATCTAGAAACACACATTTATATAAACGTCAAAGGCTTAGATTTACACCAATATATCTAATTGAGAAATGCTGCACTTTCTTGTATTCTTGAAAATGATACATATCCCAGATTACGATTGTATTGATGTCTCTCATGTGAGGGTTACGATTTCTTGACTTGGCGAAATTGGGCTTTAAACATATTCAGTAAGAACAGTAGCGGCCATATACCATTTTCAAATTCTCTATCTTAATTTCTCGTGAGGCTTATACCAATACGAAACCAATCTCGCTTTACGTATTTTATATACGCTCGCTATGGATAAAATTCGCAGCATTTCCTCATGCCTCACAATTTCCGCATCAGCAGGTGTATGCTCATTCACAATCAGACGCAATTCAGATGGATTGCCTGTGGCTGGATAGAGACTTCAATACAGTGTCCTATGGTGTCAAACGTCCAGTCAGGCTGACTATCGCAGTCATTGGTCGTGGAAACTGTAATCTGTGGCGACGTGCCGGCAGGACAAGGGGTTGTCTGAGTTAACAAAATGCTTTCGCCGGGGAAATTCTCAAAGACGGTACAGAATCCATCGGTCAGAGAACCTGTAAGAAATGCTTGGCCGCTGCAGTCAGAGTTAAACCACTGTTCGTAGTAGATACTGCCTAATGTCGTGGTGGCCGCGGAAGTGAGCCCGGCAAGAAATGAGGAAATATAAAAGATCTATTGTAAGAATCAATtagaatgaaagaaatcagaagataatatatatatatatatatataagttctGAAGACAATACCTTCATGTTTAAAGCGATATATAGAGAATCTGCTGAAAATTTTGAAGTAGTCTGACTGCAGAGTGAAGTGACCAGATGGTGTGTTTATATATGTTCTTAGAACCGGCAATTGATTCATCCAGTCAAGTTTTATGGGGCCAAGTCAAGGTTGTTCAACTGTAAGAATGCAGCTTACTTAACTGTAAAAGGATGGTGATGAAAGTGAATTTGTGATCAAAATGGATACGCAAAGTAGCGTTGGCGAATAAAAAGTCCGCGCCAAAGCATCAGTCACGATGTAAGTTATGCACGGTTAGCTGACTGTTGAGAATACAATATAACGGGGAAAGCTTTTAGAATGCCTAGAACGTTTCCGTACGGCACATTACGACGCGTCGCAATTGAAAAGTCTGCGTGGCTAACAAGCACTTTATCGATTGAAATTTTGTTTCAAGGTATCTACACTCTGTATGCCCAGAATTCGCTTATGCTAAGAATAGATACACTCGCAACAGTGAGCTAATTGCTTTGCTCTCCCTCCATACACATTTCAAAGTCTTCTAGACGTATACAGTAGATAAAGGCAcatgtatatttaaaatttcgGCTGAAAGCGGCTAAATTGAGCAATTCAGAGATCTGTAAGTCTGGATGGCTTTTCTTCTAAGTGAGTGATAAGATGGCTGCAGGGGAAAAGGGCCGACTGATTCCGATACAAGGTGCTACCGTGAATTCGGCGCCGTAACTCCGCTGATGCTAAAAAATTACGAATTGCTACAGTATCATCATACAATTGCGCCAAGATCATGATTGGTGCTTGTAAGTCCATCGTAGATTCAGGGAAGAACCGGAGCAGCCAATCCAATGAGAAGCCATTAGCAATTTGCCGATTGAATTCTGCCTCAGCCATGATgatactattaaaatccaCGGCCAGAATAATCTGGTGATTTATTTAGACTTTGAGTATTATTTTGGCTGCCGGTCCACCTCTGAACCTATCCGAAATGAGCATTGTGACAAACATATAGATAACGCCCTACGGGGAATTTACGATTTAGACTACAAGAAAACGATTTTGAACCGAGTCTTAGACCTGGGCGTGGATTATTTGTCTCAATTCATTCTATAGAATAGATTAAATCCGCCAAGTGTCGATGAAACTCTTCTCGCAAAGGTGTTCATAGGCATGCCATCGAAGTTAAGATCCTACTATTGACCAGTCAACTCGCAAAGCACATTCTGTTCTTGCGGCGGTCTGTTCTATTTAAGCTTATTCTATTCTAGCGCACTAGCTTGTCGGCTGATATTAGTGGAGATGATAAGTCATCAGATCAGCAGATATACCTTCTGGGACTATTTAGTTACAACTGAAGATACTCACTTTCCTGAAGCTTGTATATTCGAATGATGATGTTGTCATTGTGAAAGCAAGGCAAAAGATACCACAAGAGGCCAAGTATATTTGTCATGACCAGTGAAGAAAATATACAAGATTAATATGTTGCTTTACTAGGCAAGTTTTACCTGGCAAAGTTTTACTCTCTGCGCTCAGGTATCACTTTTAGGTGTTGCCAACAATAGGCATAAGCACCGCTGTCAAGTTGCTGTTTAAAATAGGAACAATGAAACCAAAAGTGAAATTCACCAGGCGTTATTAGTCTGGACAGCAGTGAATAAGAGGATTGTTATTTAGGCGGTTCATTTTTGCTATTCGGAGGGTATATTTTGTCATTCGGAGGGTATATTTTTATCATTCGGACAGTATATTTCTGCGAGGGTGATTTAGTAGCTTGATTAGcttgatattttttattGCTAGGTGGGGAAGTTGGCATTGAAGTAGATGAGAAGCACAGCTAAGAGGCAAAAGTTGAGGCGCCGCTCGAGTGGATTGTAGCAAAGAGTTCCAGTTGCCTACTACTATCAACTTACATAAGCTCGAGACTGGGCAACCTAGAACTTTCTTTGGCAGTGCGTTCCTGAGTTGCGAAGATCTCCATTTGCATTAGAGCCACAGATGCTAACTGATTAAGAAATTCTAATAATACCTCTTCCTGTGTAATAGTCGGGGATTGATCTTGTCGGTATTTTGCTACATACCTTGACCTTTACTCAATGAGGACAATAGCGCACATGTGGGGTTGTTGTGGGCCAGGTCTCTGGTGTAAGTGTAATTGTAATACAAGGTGCCGTATCTCGCGAGGTAGTGATGTAACTGAATGAATTGGAAGGAATTAGAGGGTTTATGATGGCAATAGTTGCTGAAATACAAGACGACACCAATCCTCCTGTAATTGGATTGCTTACTCAATTATTTGTAAAATACAAAATCTAGCCGGAATTGGGCGTTTGATCGAGGGAAAAAGGGGTTTGCTGTATAATCGCCCCGCCATGTGCCAACTTGCGTAATGCCTTGCATGCATCTCCTTAGCCCTACGGTAGACAGACGACCTAGCAATGATCGAACGTTGGTTGGTACTAAAGTTATAGGTAGACTTAAAAGCCCCTAATAAGCTCAATTCATCTGGACGTTGTGTCTATAGTTTCAGCGGCAAGGGCGGTCACCGATACGATTGGTCAACGAGACCTGTGAATTGCACTTAGCTGCAGAGTAGAGTAGGTTTCtagaagcaaaaataaagatcCTATGTCGCATATGTATAAGTGCAATGTCGTCTCGTATATATAAGCAAGCTCCAACTTTTGATTCCATACGCTGCAAGTTTGTCCAACAGAGGGAAGATCAAGAACTCCGATagcagcctctgctttgATATTCTCTCAGTTAATTCCCTTTTCCAAACAAAGGACAGAAGGGTTCTCAAATATTTGTTACTACGGTAGCCGATTGTAGCCTGGCACTAGAGGCATCTAGTCTATCCTGCTAGTCAGCAATGCGGAGTAGAGACAAGCAAAGTGCGTCATCTAGCAACCTAGCTGGGATATAGTTCATAGCCTCCGAGACAGACTTGCAACTCGAACAGGCTGTACCGAGAGCTCACCACAGACAAGCCACCGCATACCGTGCGCACACTCGGCCCATGCAATCCGAAACGAATAAGCGTGGCTGCATTGCCTCTCACGAACCAATCCGTGATCAAAGTTCCCCTCCACCAGAGCTTCCCCTCCACCAAGACCCCGCTTGTCCACTTGGCTGCCGGCTTAAAGCTAGAAGCCGTGGGCCTTTGAAATTGCGAGTCTTCGGTTCGTCAGCAGCGAGAACGATGACACAACAGCCGCAAATAGTGTTTCACTGCAGATCCAGATGAGGGCCATGAGCAGCGCAATCGCGACATCTCGGAGGCCCGAGAACGTGCTAATTGTCTGATCAAACGCGGGGTCGTCCCTAACCCCTCTCTAATGCCCTCCTCTTCATTGGTGGCGAGCACTTgtccatctctttctcttttcggtttcttctgctgctttttaTAATCCTCCCGCTGCCTccgtttcttctttgctcgtTTTTACCAATTTCTGTTTCTGCTCCTGAAGCAGCAAAGTTTGAACTGTACCTTTTCCCCTCTCATATACCGTTTGCCTTATATCGGACATACAAATCATAAAAATGGGCGACGCCGCAAAGTGCCCCGTAAACCACATCAACGTCGCTGGTGGTGGAACTAAGAACCGTGACTGGTGGCCTGAATCACTCAAGCTTAACATTCTTCGTCAGCACACAAATGTAACCAACCCTCTGGGAGATGATTTCGACTATGCGGCCGCTTTCAAGACCCTTGATTATGAAGCCGTTAAGAAGGACCTGACGGCCCTCATGACCGACTCTCAGGACTGGTGGCCTGCTGACTTTGGTCACTATGGAGGTCTGTTTATTCGTCTGGCTTGGCATAGTGCCGGCACATATCGTGTCTTTGACGGACGTGGCGGAGGTGGACAGGTAAGCGATTACTGATGCCGACTAATTGAATTTCGGCATTATATACATCATTATTGCATTGGCTCTTGCTAACGTATTGGATTGATAGGGCCAACAACGATTCGCACCTCTCAACAGCTGGCCCGACAACGTGAGCTTGGACAAGGCTCGACGTCTTCTTTGGCCTATCAAGGCAAAGTATGGCAACAGGCTTTCATGGGCTGATCTCATCATCCTGTCCGGCAATGTGGCCCTCGAATCTATGGGGTTCAAGACCATAGGTTTCGCAGGTGGCCGTTCCGACACTTGGGAAGCTGACGAGGCTGCCTACTGGGGTGGCGAAACTACGTGGCTGGGCAACGACGTGCGATATGCCCACGGTTTTGCAGGTACTACCAAAGAGCACGGTGTCGTCGACTCCGACGAGAAGAGGCACGACAGCAAAGATATCCACTCTCGCGATCTTGAGTCTCCCCTAGCAGCGGTATGTACCTTTTGCTTCGTATACTCGATGTTAGAAGAGATTATGCTGATACATAGTAGGTACACATGGGTCTTATTTATGTGAACCCAGAGGGTCCCGATGCCAGTGCTGATATTATTGCGGCGGCTCGGGACATCCGCACCACTTTTGCTCGTATGGCGATGAACGATGAAGAGACAGTAGCTTTGATTGCTGGTGGTCACACTTTCGGTAAAACCCATGGCGCAGGTCCTTCAAGCAATGTAGGCCCTGAACCTGCGGCCGCACCTCTTGAGAACCAAGGCCTTGGCTGGGCCAGCACTTTTGGTTCTGGAAAGGGCGGGGATACCATCACCAGTGGCCTTGAGGTGACTTGGACCAAGACACCGACCAGATGGAGCAACCAGTTCTTCGAATATCTCTTCAAGTACGAGTGGGAACTCACCAAGAGCCCTGCCGGTGCGAAGCAATGGGTGGCGAAGAATGCTGAGCCGTTTATTCCCCACGCTTTCGATCCTaacaagaagcagctgcCTACTATGCTGACCACGGACTTGTCGCTGCGTTTTGACCCTGCTTACGAGAAGATCTCTCGTCGTTTCTTGGAACATCCCGATCAGTTCGCTGATGCGTTTGCCAAGGCTTGGTTCAAGCTCACACACCGTGACATGGGACCAATCAGCCGATACGTGGGCCCCGAAATCCCCAAGGAACAGTTCCCCTGGCAGGACCCCATCCCCGCTGTCAACTACACTCTGGTCAACGACAGTGATGTCGCTGCTCTTAAGAAGGAAATCTTGGCATCTGGAGTTACCCCATCCAAGCTAATCTCCACTGCCTGGGCATCTGCTTCAACCTTCCGCGGTAGCGATAAGCGAGGTGGCGCCAACGGTGCTCGTATTCGCTTGGCACCACAGAAGGACTGGGAGGCCAACAACCCTGCTCAGTTGGCTGAGGTTCTGCAGGCACTAGAGAAGATTCAGCAGAAGTTCAACAGCTCGAGTGGTGGCAAGAAGGTGTCTCTCGCTGACCTGATCGTCCTCGCGGGATCTGCGGCTATTgagaaggctgccaaggaTGCTGGACACGATATCACTGTTCCATTCGTTCCTGGCCGCAATGATGCCACTCAAGAGCAGACTGATGTTGATTCGGTTGGCTATCTCCAGCCTGTCGCAGATGGTTTCCGTAACTACGGCAAGTCAACACCAAGAGTCAAGCTGGAGCACTTCTTGGTCGACAAGGCCCACCTTCTCACTCTCTCAGTGCCCGAGCTGACTGTTCTCATCGGTGGTCTCCGTGTGCTGAACACAAACTACGACGGGTCAACTCACGGCGTTTTCACCAGCCAGCCTGGTGTTCTCACCAAcgacttttttattaacctcCTGGATATGGGAACTGTCTGGAAGCCCAACCCCTCTGATAGTGATCTCTTTGAGGGCAGTGACCGCAAGAGTGGTGCCAAGAAGTGGACTGCAACTCGTGTTGACTTGGTTCTCGGTTCTCACCCTGAGCTGCGGGCTGTTGCGGAAGTGTACGGCAGCTCCGATTCTAAGCAGAAGTTTGTGAAAGACTTCGTGGCTGCTTGGACAAAGGTTGTGAATCTAGATCGCTTTGATCTCCCACGGGAGTCTCCCTTAAGGCCAACTAGCCGCTTGTAAATATGATTGTCGGCGGGTGAGTCTCTGTGCTGCTCATATTTGATGACATAGTTTGAATATCTATATGACCAGAATGTATTATGAAGTAAAAGCACTGAATCGAGGTTCCAAAATACATTAATCATTTTTTCCCACAACGTGCCATACAATTAAACTTTTTCGGGATACATCCGTATGTACTTTGGCGCTTATATGACACCTTTGGCCTTTTTAAGCTCTATTTCAATATTCACCGAGGATACTCTCTATTAGCTATGAGTATTTTTCTTGGCTGATTTTTTTAGAAATAGGGTCAGTATAGCCGCCTGAGTCACTACAGAACTCATCCCCACTGTCGCGAAAAACGGGCCGAcatgaagaggagaggagtCGCAACAGCCAATATTCATTGCTGTAGTCTACACATCTCCCTCATACGGTAGCCCTGTCCGCTGATACAACAATTGAATGTCCCATTGATGAAACTCAAATATACAGGATATTGAACCACGGCTCTTACCACGTCGAAGTTCATTCACAACTCATAATGAGAAACTATGGTCATAAAGTCTCCATTCTGACTAGACCTACTCAAACTGGTGTTTATGCAAGTCCTCATACCATACTGTGTACTTTTAAGAATACTTCTTTGGCCATCATTTTCGCTCTATCTGCCTCTGAATGACTTCTCTCCAGCTCTCTAGGCTCCTCACAGTGAGACCTTCAACCTTTGCTTCATCATCCCATCTCCTCAGCTGGCACATCTCCTGGCACCAGGGCCCAGAGCTAAATTCCTTCACCTCCTCGGCAGACATAGGACCTCCTTGGTAGAATAGGCTTCTTTTGCTGGCTTCTGAGAGGACATCGTTGTAAGATTCGTCTACAGCGCACAGGTACCGTTTAGCTGCCACGTGGGATTCCACCAGACGGGAGACTTTGTCGGAGAAGCCCAACGAGAGAAGGAGGCGAGCTCCTAGAGTTTCATGGCCGACACGGCCAACACTTTGTGTGGTTGGGGCATCTCCTAGATTCTGGATAGGGAGCCTTGCTAAAGCTAAAAGATCTTCTGCTGGAGCAAATTGACCAATATCGTGAAGCAGTGCTGCCACTTGCGTAGCCTCATCTACAGGCGGCGATGCTTCGGTAGCCAGAGAGGCGCATTGCAAGGAATGTTGAAGCTGAGAGATAGGCTCGCCGATATAAGGAGTATGATCCGAGGCCTCGAGAATGGATATTATGTAGGAAGTTACTGTCGCTGGCTCGAGGAATGTAGGGAGAGTCATTTTGGGAAAATAAAACTGTCAGCAGCCGTGATGCAAGGTTTAGATTGGGTCGCCGTAATGCAAAATATTGGAACATATTAGATATACTCCCATCATGGACATATGGGAAAATCTCTAGATAAGCACTTATTTTGGCTAATACGAGATGCTAGAATATTGCTCAAACGCTCCACTCTACACAATCCATGCATGAACACGTGGATAGATCGTCCACTCGGGATTATGCAGTAGGCACGTTGATGGGTCAAATCTAATTCACGAGTCTCCATGAGATCTAATGTGTAGATTTTATCCACTTGAGATGCTACATCTCTATGGAGCCACTGAATACGATTTTGAATCAAAAATCGGCCTCCAAGGTGATGCATACGCAAGTCTAAATTTACTGCACTATTAAGGGAACAAATATTGATCAAGGGCTCATCTTTGGCGAGTGTTGCACATTTATTGCTTGTATACTAATAGCTTCTACTTTATACTGATCTTCATATCTAAAAGGCCAATTGGCGGCCAGCATCAACGCTCAGCATGGGCGAACCAAAGGCATATCTCAAAGCTCCATCTTCATACAGCTCTCCCATTTTACGCATGTGAGTCGCAGGCCACTCTTTCATTCGGCGCTCGTAGTATTCCTGGTGTAAGTCGCCCTCACTAGCAAGATTGTAAGTAGCATAGAGTGCTTTGCGATTCTCGTCGCTGTGATTCGGCCCACTACGATGCGCCAAGTATGAGGTGAAGATGAGCAGCTGGCCTATTGATATAACAGTTAGGAAATGCTAATAACGTTTGTTTAAAGTTGAAAGAACAGGGCAATGTCGTTACCAGGCTCCAGCTCAACAGGCTTCCATTCATGAGCGTTCACCCACTCGGCGGCGATGCAGTGATCGTCAACATTTAGAGGAATATCCATATTATGGCTAGCATCAACAACTTCCAGCCCCCCATTGTTGAAATTAGATTTATCCACGGCAAGTAAGATGGTTAAATGCTTAACATCTTTAATGTGATTATAGGCCACAGCATCGATATGAGGCGCAAATCCACCTATTCGTGTCAGCAAATGTGCTCAGTCTACCCAGCGAACGAACAACGTACCGCTTCCGGcgagtttataattaatcttCTCTTTGAAAAGATTCATCGGCTCCCCTGAAAGTTCTTCCAATAATCCCAAGAGCTTTTTGCCTCGCAGGAGCCCGTTGAAGCCTCCATGGTAATCGGCATAATTTTCTGTTCGGCAAAGAACTGTCTCACCGCGAGAATTTATTTCCTATCAATTGTAAGGGTGGGATTTTTTAAGGTATACATGCCCCTTCTACGTAATGTAGAATGAAAAAGATCTTACCTCGTATGGCATAAACTGAGACTCGGCAGTTGGAGTCCAGTCATGAACCTCTTGAGCCCATCTTTGTAAATCTTCAGTCTCGGCATCGCTCAGGATATCTCGAACGACGAGATATCCATTCGCCTTGAAAAAAGCAACTTGTTCTGAAGACAACATGGTGACGCGATGCAACTTCAATCAGCGATATGTGACATGGGTGGGTAGAATCTATGCAGAGCTAGCTGGTTCTTTTTCAATGCTcagctcttcttgccttttttttcttcttttcttcttacacCCAAAACCGCCACTATGCGCCCGGAAGTTACCCGTCAAGCTAGCATTTCGCTTACGGGAACGAATCCTCTTCTACCGGAAATCTTTCGTCCATTATCGCCTGCAATGAGGAACTTATGGCTTCACGGGCTGCCCCACCAAAATGACCAGTACCGAAGTGGACCACCACCGGAACGTCCCCAATGAATCAAGAGATGCTCTCGGCGCACGTGGCCGTCGTTGCCGGTCGATCGGCACAAGATGCGCCTCCTCGGGCTGATACAACACCAACAAGAAGCATGTGGTTGGCATCATGGCCAAGGGAAATGGCTAGATTGCCAAAGGTGCAGCTGGGACTACCCCTCAGGTTCATGCGCACGTGGGAATCGTGAAAATGCGACTGCTCCAATACACAATTATCCCCTCAAGATCTAGACCTTTTATCTCGTAATTATGTTGGTTCAGAAGAATATCATAACCCGGCTCATACACGGCCACGGAAAGATAGCGCTTATACAACATTAAATAGGCACTTTTGAGGCTTCACCAGTTATCTGTCGCTGCATGCACTCACGTGTATTGTGCAGGATTTGCCGAGTTAATAATTTCTCTGTCTCCCATACTTCACTATATATTAAGTGACATTGCATGGAAGTGGGAGTCGCTTATATGCAGCCGGGCTGGAGCTGAGACAGAACCAGAGAGAACAACAGCGCTGGCATCGGTTTACTCTCTCAATCCAAAGGTCATAGCCAAGCTGCTGGCAAGAACTTCGCCAAGATGGACTCCAAGAAGTCAGAGGTCGACGAAGTGACCGTTTCGCCAATTCTTCACCCAAGCAATGACACTAGCAAAGATGCCATCGCTCAGCCAAGCACTCTTTCACGTATCAGTCGCATCTCGTCAATCTTCATGGTTCTCGTCGGTGGCTTAGCTCTATTTTCAGACGGCTACAATGCGCAGGTCATTGGATACATGAACCCTCTTTTCGCAGAGCTATATCCCGATGCATTCACTCCCACTATCAAGACCAGACTTTCCAATGCTTTTCTCATCGGCGAAGTGTTTGGAATGCTGTTTTTCGGATGGGGAATCGACAGGCTGGGTCGTCGGACGGGCATCGTTTTTGCGACCTTGTTCCTCATCATAGGAATTGTGCTGGCTACTGCGGCCCACGGAAACTCTCCCACCAGCATGTTCTGGATGATGATCATAGGCCGTGGAGTTGCGGGTTTTGGTGCTGGAGGTGAGTGTCACGCTGCGCACGCGTATATACAAATGTTGAGCGGCCACTAATGAGAGTTGGGGAACTGGTAGGAGAATATCCAACTTGTGGTACTGGCAGTGCTGAAGCCTCAGATGAAACTGCCTTTGTAAGACGCCGTCGCGGCATGCTTGTTGCTGTAGCTACAGATTTCGCTATCGATCTCGGCTTCGTTATGGCCGGCGTCATTGTACTCATTGTTCTAGCTGCATATCATCAACATATTAACGATGGCGTATGGCGCGTCTCATTCGGCCTTGGCTTCGTCCTCCCAGTGGGACTTTTGTTCTTCCGTCTTCGCTTGATCAATTCAACTCAGTACCGAAAACACGCTATAAAGTCGGACATTCCGTACTGGTTGGTGATCAAGCGCTATTGGAAACCCATGCTTGGAACTTCGCTGGCGTGGTTCATGTATGACTTTGTTGTAAGTGTTGCTTTACTTCTCTAAAAGAGATAGATCTCAGTAACTAAATGTCTCTGTTGGACAGACTTATCCTTTTGGTATCTTTGGTTCAACCATCATTGGGACGTTGAACCCCAACAACACTCTTGTCCAAAACATTGGCTTCGGCACTGTTCTCAACTGCTTTTACCTTCCCGGAACCCTCATCGGTGGTCTTCTCATGGATAAGATTGGCCGCAAGCAGACCATGGCACTGGGATTCTTCTTGTGGTCTATCCTGGCATTCATCATTGGAGGCGCTCTCAATCCCATCACCAGCGTTTTCCCGCTCTTTGTTGTCCTGTATGGCATTTTCAACACTTTGGGAGAAATGGGTCCTGGCGTACGTATaagcttttcttctcctgaaTTCTTATTAAGAGCAGCCATAAATCTAACTATGCCTAGGTTGGTACCTTTCTTTGTGGTGCTGAATCGTTTCCTACTCCGGTGCGAGGCCATTTCTTAGGctttgccgctgccgttggtaaagctggagctgccatAGGCACACAAGTTTTCACCCCCATCCAAAACTCTTTCTCCGATCCCCAAAAGGGCGTTCAGGGTGTCTTTCTTATCGGAGCTGCCTTTGCCATGGTTGGCTGTCTTCTTACATGGTTCCTGGTTCCTGATAAGGAGAAGGACCTTGAGAGCGAAGACGCGCGATTCCGTGCCTATCTCGAGGAAAACGGCTACGAAGGTACTTTTGGGGAGTCGATTGACGCTGAGATCAAAAGCTCAACTTTTCACATATAACTTGTATTATGGTAGAGGAGAAACGTTTGTGAAACAATTAGAACGGTGATTATAGTCTAAAAGCTTTTTACGTTACACACTCACCCCgaaacccttttttttttgtttgtgtaAAATGAAATAAACCAATTCTGTAGCCCATTCCAGGCTTTTTCCAAAAGCTGTGAAATACCTTTT comes from Trichoderma asperellum chromosome 3, complete sequence and encodes:
- a CDS encoding uncharacterized protein (antiSMASH:Cluster_3.6), with protein sequence MGDAAKCPVNHINVAGGGTKNRDWWPESLKLNILRQHTNVTNPLGDDFDYAAAFKTLDYEAVKKDLTALMTDSQDWWPADFGHYGGLFIRLAWHSAGTYRVFDGRGGGGQGQQRFAPLNSWPDNVSLDKARRLLWPIKAKYGNRLSWADLIILSGNVALESMGFKTIGFAGGRSDTWEADEAAYWGGETTWLGNDVRYAHGFAGTTKEHGVVDSDEKRHDSKDIHSRDLESPLAAVHMGLIYVNPEGPDASADIIAAARDIRTTFARMAMNDEETVALIAGGHTFGKTHGAGPSSNVGPEPAAAPLENQGLGWASTFGSGKGGDTITSGLEVTWTKTPTRWSNQFFEYLFKYEWELTKSPAGAKQWVAKNAEPFIPHAFDPNKKQLPTMLTTDLSLRFDPAYEKISRRFLEHPDQFADAFAKAWFKLTHRDMGPISRYVGPEIPKEQFPWQDPIPAVNYTLVNDSDVAALKKEILASGVTPSKLISTAWASASTFRGSDKRGGANGARIRLAPQKDWEANNPAQLAEVLQALEKIQQKFNSSSGGKKVSLADLIVLAGSAAIEKAAKDAGHDITVPFVPGRNDATQEQTDVDSVGYLQPVADGFRNYGKSTPRVKLEHFLVDKAHLLTLSVPELTVLIGGLRVLNTNYDGSTHGVFTSQPGVLTNDFFINLLDMGTVWKPNPSDSDLFEGSDRKSGAKKWTATRVDLVLGSHPELRAVAEVYGSSDSKQKFVKDFVAAWTKVVNLDRFDLPRESPLRPTSRL
- a CDS encoding uncharacterized protein (antiSMASH:Cluster_3.6) → MTLPTFLEPATVTSYIISILEASDHTPYIGEPISQLQHSLQCASLATEASPPVDEATQVAALLHDIGQFAPAEDLLALARLPIQNLGDAPTTQSVGRVGHETLGARLLLSLGFSDKVSRLVESHVAAKRYLCAVDESYNDVLSEASKRSLFYQGGPMSAEEVKEFSSGPWCQEMCQLRRWDDEAKVEGLTVRSLESWREVIQRQIERK
- a CDS encoding uncharacterized protein (EggNog:ENOG41~SMCOG1169:sugar transport protein~TransMembrane:10 (i43-66o86-105i112-133o139-160i181-210o216-237i272-293o305-325i337-370o433-453i)~antiSMASH:Cluster_3.6); protein product: MDSKKSEVDEVTVSPILHPSNDTSKDAIAQPSTLSRISRISSIFMVLVGGLALFSDGYNAQVIGYMNPLFAELYPDAFTPTIKTRLSNAFLIGEVFGMLFFGWGIDRLGRRTGIVFATLFLIIGIVLATAAHGNSPTSMFWMMIIGRGVAGFGAGGEYPTCGTGSAEASDETAFVRRRRGMLVAVATDFAIDLGFVMAGVIVLIVLAAYHQHINDGVWRVSFGLGFVLPVGLLFFRLRLINSTQYRKHAIKSDIPYWLVIKRYWKPMLGTSLAWFMYDFVTYPFGIFGSTIIGTLNPNNTLVQNIGFGTVLNCFYLPGTLIGGLLMDKIGRKQTMALGFFLWSILAFIIGGALNPITSVFPLFVVLYGIFNTLGEMGPGVGTFLCGAESFPTPVRGHFLGFAAAVGKAGAAIGTQVFTPIQNSFSDPQKGVQGVFLIGAAFAMVGCLLTWFLVPDKEKDLESEDARFRAYLEENGYEGTFGESIDAEIKSSTFHI
- a CDS encoding uncharacterized protein (EggNog:ENOG41~SECRETED:SignalP(1-16)~antiSMASH:Cluster_3.6), which produces MKIFYISSFLAGLTSAATTTLGSIYYEQWFNSDCSGQAFLTGSLTDGFCTVFENFPGESILLTQTTPCPAGTSPQITVSTTNDCDSQPDWTFDTIGHCIEVSIQPQAIHLNCV
- a CDS encoding uncharacterized protein (antiSMASH:Cluster_3.6); the encoded protein is MLSSEQVAFFKANGYLVVRDILSDAETEDLQRWAQEVHDWTPTAESQFMPYEEINSRGETVLCRTENYADYHGGFNGLLRGKKLLGLLEELSGEPMNLFKEKINYKLAGSGGFAPHIDAVAYNHIKDVKHLTILLAVDKSNFNNGGLEVVDASHNMDIPLNVDDHCIAAEWVNAHEWKPVELEPGQLLIFTSYLAHRSGPNHSDENRKALYATYNLASEGDLHQEYYERRMKEWPATHMRKMGELYEDGALRYAFGSPMLSVDAGRQLAF